From the genome of Clavibacter nebraskensis NCPPB 2581:
GAGGAGGTCGCGCGCACGCCGATCGACGCCGCCGTGGTCGACACGACCGACGAGCAGGGGCGCGCGAGCGTCCGGTTCACGGTGCCGGCCGGCCTCCCGGCGGGACCGCACCAGCTCGCGTTCCTGCTGCCGAGCACGGGCGCCTCGGTGCTCTACGCGCTCGACACGTCGGCCGGATCCGTCGTCCCGTCCGGCACGGGGACGGTGCCCGCGCCGAGCTCCGAGCCGACGCTCGCGGCGACCGGATCCGAGTCCGGCCCCGTGCTCGGCGCCTCGCTCGTGGCGCTGGTCCTCGGCCTCGCGCTGGTCGCCTTCCGCCGCCGGATGTCGTCGGCCGCGCGCCGCTGACGCGGGAGCGTCCGTGACGGACGGGGCGGGTGCCGGACGACCGGCGTCCGCCCCGTCCGCGCATCCGCCCCGGCCTACGCTGGAGCGGTGTTCGAACTCCACCACCTCAGCGCCCAGGACCAGTGGGACCAGCTCCAGCGCGGCGAGGTCACCCCGACCGAGCTCGTGACCCACTACCTCGAGCGCATCGAGCGGCTGGATCCGGGCCTCGGCGCCTTCACGACCGTCACGGCCGACCGCGCCCTCGCACGCGCTCGGCACGTCGAGCGCGAGGTCCCGCGCACCGCGCCGCTCTGGGGCCTGCCGTTCGGCGACAAGGACCTCTCGGAGCGCGCCGGCGTCCGCACCACCTTCGGCTCGCGTCTCTTCCGCGACCACGTCTCCGACCGCACCGACGCGATCCCGCAGGCGCTCGACGACGCCGGCGGCATCAGCCTCGGCAAGACCAGCGCGCCGGAGTTCGGCCTGCCGTCGTACACGGAGAGCCTCGTCGCGCCGCCCGCGCGCACGCCGTGGGACACCGCGCGCGGCGCCGGCGGATCCAGCGGGGGAGCGGCCGTCGCCGTCGCGGCGGGCCTGCTGCCCTTCGCCCCGGGATCCGACGGCGGCGGCTCGGTGCGCATCCCCGCCGCGGCCACCGGACTCGTCGGCCTCAAGCCGTCGCGCGGCCTCGTGCCCGCGGGATCCGGCCAGGAGTCGCTCGCCGGACTCGTCGTGCCCGGGCCGCTCGCGCGCAGCGTCGCGGACGCGGCCATGCTGCTCGACGGGATGATCGGCCGGGTCAACGGCCGCATCCCGCACCCCTTCACGCTGCGCGCCCCCGAGGATCCCGACGGCGACCTGCTGGGCGCGGCCGTCCGCGGCGAGGGCCGCTTCCAGATCGGCGTGATGACGACGACCCCGTGGGACGACGCCTACGAGATCGTGCGGGACGCGTCCGCCGACGACGCGCTCGCGCTCGCCGTGCGCGAGCTGGCGACCATGGGCCACGGCCTCGAGGACCTCGCGCTCC
Proteins encoded in this window:
- a CDS encoding amidase; translated protein: MFELHHLSAQDQWDQLQRGEVTPTELVTHYLERIERLDPGLGAFTTVTADRALARARHVEREVPRTAPLWGLPFGDKDLSERAGVRTTFGSRLFRDHVSDRTDAIPQALDDAGGISLGKTSAPEFGLPSYTESLVAPPARTPWDTARGAGGSSGGAAVAVAAGLLPFAPGSDGGGSVRIPAAATGLVGLKPSRGLVPAGSGQESLAGLVVPGPLARSVADAAMLLDGMIGRVNGRIPHPFTLRAPEDPDGDLLGAAVRGEGRFQIGVMTTTPWDDAYEIVRDASADDALALAVRELATMGHGLEDLALRPDPTYAPAFRTIWQAGAAGIPAEGGQLDLLEPLTRWLVERGRALSARDLARALAQLAAYERSVIAQFAHVDAVLTPALAQEPRPVGWYDAEDGERNFAQQVAYTPYTSFANVTGLPAITLPVHLTDDGLPMGVQLIGRPGGEATLLAIGRQLERRLHWQRRHPPQW